One window of Nocardia nova SH22a genomic DNA carries:
- a CDS encoding DUF6191 domain-containing protein — translation MLIAMTLPGLALLIIAVAFADIAYRKATGRTALPWMRDVAGPRAAAIGFEQFDAVFDNGKRYEFDERRTVLMHRENPGDGSPGGPDVDLASGRVRMRRSD, via the coding sequence GTGCTCATCGCGATGACGCTTCCGGGACTGGCACTGCTGATCATCGCGGTCGCCTTCGCCGACATCGCGTACCGCAAGGCGACCGGTCGTACCGCCCTGCCCTGGATGCGCGATGTCGCCGGGCCGAGGGCCGCCGCGATCGGATTCGAACAGTTCGACGCGGTCTTCGACAACGGTAAACGGTACGAGTTCGACGAGCGCCGAACGGTTCTCATGCATCGGGAGAATCCGGGCGACGGGTCACCGGGCGGGCCGGATGTCGATCTGGCGTCCGGGCGGGTGCGGATGAGGCGCTCTGACTAG
- a CDS encoding IclR family transcriptional regulator has translation MRQHSGIGVLDKAMAVLHAVAEQPCGLNELCVRTGLPRATAHRLAVGLETHRMLARDATGSWRPGPALSELATTAEDPLLDAAAVILPRLREITGESVQLYRLDGHSRICVAALEPTSGLRDTVPVGARMPLTAGSAAKVLLAWADPDLQRSVLADAVFGERALTEVRRRGWAQSAAERSAGVASVSAPVRDSATEVIAAVSVSGPIDRMGRRPGARWAADLVAAADALHKRL, from the coding sequence ATGAGACAGCATAGCGGTATCGGGGTGCTCGACAAAGCCATGGCGGTCCTGCACGCGGTGGCCGAACAGCCCTGTGGGCTCAACGAGCTGTGCGTGCGCACCGGGCTGCCCCGGGCCACCGCCCATCGGCTGGCCGTCGGCCTGGAGACCCACCGCATGCTGGCCCGCGACGCCACCGGCTCCTGGCGGCCCGGCCCGGCCCTGTCCGAACTCGCCACCACCGCCGAGGATCCGCTGCTCGACGCGGCCGCGGTCATCCTGCCGCGGCTGCGCGAGATCACCGGGGAGAGCGTCCAGCTCTACCGGCTCGACGGCCACTCCCGCATCTGCGTGGCCGCCCTCGAGCCGACCTCCGGACTGCGCGACACCGTGCCGGTCGGGGCGCGCATGCCGCTGACCGCGGGTTCGGCCGCGAAGGTGCTGCTCGCCTGGGCCGATCCGGATCTGCAGCGCAGCGTGCTCGCCGACGCGGTGTTCGGCGAACGCGCCCTCACCGAGGTGCGGCGGCGCGGCTGGGCGCAGAGTGCCGCCGAACGGTCCGCGGGCGTGGCCAGCGTCTCGGCGCCGGTCCGCGATTCGGCCACCGAGGTGATCGCCGCGGTCTCGGTCTCCGGGCCGATCGACCGGATGGGCCGGCGGCCGGGCGCACGCTGGGCCGCCGATCTCGTCGCGGCCGCCGACGCCCTGCACAAGCGGCTCTGA
- the leuD gene encoding 3-isopropylmalate dehydratase small subunit, which translates to MEAFKVHKGIGVPLRRSNVDTDQIIPAVYLKRVTRTGFEDGLFAAWRSDPTFILNTPPFDRGSVLVAGPDFGTGSSREHAVWALMDYGFRVVISSRFADIFRGNAGKGGLVAAQMSQHDVELLWKLIEEHPGLELIVDLEGRTVTAGTTVLPFDIDDYTRWRLLEGLDDIGLTLRQEDAIEQFEKARPAWKPTTIPEPISRD; encoded by the coding sequence ATGGAAGCCTTCAAGGTGCACAAGGGGATCGGCGTGCCGTTGCGCCGGTCGAATGTCGATACCGACCAGATCATCCCGGCGGTCTATCTGAAACGAGTGACCCGAACGGGTTTCGAGGACGGTCTGTTCGCCGCCTGGCGTTCGGATCCGACGTTCATTCTGAACACTCCGCCGTTCGACCGGGGATCCGTGTTGGTCGCCGGACCGGATTTCGGTACGGGATCATCGCGCGAGCACGCGGTTTGGGCGTTGATGGACTATGGGTTCCGGGTGGTGATCTCTTCCCGCTTCGCCGACATCTTCCGGGGCAACGCCGGTAAGGGCGGCTTGGTGGCCGCGCAGATGTCACAACATGATGTCGAATTGCTCTGGAAGTTGATCGAAGAACACCCCGGGCTGGAATTGATCGTCGATCTGGAAGGGCGCACGGTGACCGCTGGAACCACCGTGTTGCCCTTCGATATTGACGACTACACCCGGTGGCGACTGCTGGAAGGTCTGGACGACATCGGACTCACACTTCGGCAGGAAGACGCCATTGAGCAGTTCGAAAAGGCAAGGCCGGCTTGGAAACCGACCACCATTCCGGAGCCTATTTCGCGGGACTGA
- the leuC gene encoding 3-isopropylmalate dehydratase large subunit, with amino-acid sequence MAGRPRTLAEKVWDQHVVAQGAGEGAHREPDLIYIDLHLVHEVTSPQAFDGLRAAGRPVRRPDLTIATEDHNVPTVDIDKPIADPVSRTQVETLRRNCEEFGVRLYPMGDIEQGIVHVVGPQLGLTQPGMTVVCGDSHTSTHGAFGALAMGIGTSEVEHVMATQTLSLRPFKTMAINIDGELPEGVTSKDVILAVIAKIGTGGGQGYVLEYRGAAVRSMSMEARMTMCNMSIEAGARAGMVAPDEVTYEFLKDREHAPQGAEWDAAVAAWDALTTDPDAEFDAEVHIDASALTPFVTWGTNPGQGAPLGAAVPNPADITDENERSAAEKALSYMDLEPGTPLREVPVDTVFVGSCTNGRIEDLRAVAGVLSGRKVADGVRMLIVPGSMRVRAQAESEGLGEIFTAAGAEWRQAGCSMCLGMNPDQLSPGQRCASTSNRNFEGRQGKGGRTHLVSPLVAAATAVRGRLSAPADLN; translated from the coding sequence ATGGCCGGACGGCCACGCACGCTGGCGGAGAAGGTTTGGGATCAGCATGTCGTCGCACAGGGTGCGGGGGAGGGTGCGCATCGCGAGCCGGATCTCATCTACATCGATTTGCATCTGGTGCACGAGGTGACCAGTCCGCAGGCCTTCGACGGGTTGCGGGCGGCCGGGCGGCCGGTGCGGCGGCCGGATCTGACGATCGCGACCGAGGACCACAATGTGCCGACGGTCGATATCGACAAGCCGATCGCCGATCCCGTCTCGCGCACGCAGGTGGAGACGCTGCGCCGCAATTGCGAGGAATTCGGTGTGCGGCTGTACCCGATGGGCGATATCGAGCAGGGCATTGTGCACGTCGTGGGCCCGCAGCTGGGGCTGACCCAGCCGGGGATGACGGTGGTGTGCGGTGATTCGCACACCTCGACCCACGGCGCGTTCGGCGCGCTGGCGATGGGCATCGGCACCAGCGAGGTCGAGCACGTGATGGCCACGCAGACGTTGTCGCTGCGGCCGTTCAAGACGATGGCGATCAATATCGACGGCGAACTGCCCGAGGGTGTCACGAGCAAGGACGTGATTCTGGCGGTCATCGCGAAGATCGGTACCGGTGGCGGCCAGGGATATGTGCTCGAGTACCGCGGCGCGGCCGTGCGCTCGATGTCCATGGAGGCCCGGATGACGATGTGCAACATGTCGATCGAGGCCGGCGCCCGGGCGGGCATGGTGGCCCCCGACGAGGTCACCTACGAATTCCTGAAGGACCGCGAGCACGCGCCCCAGGGCGCGGAGTGGGATGCGGCCGTAGCGGCCTGGGACGCCCTGACAACCGATCCCGACGCGGAATTCGATGCCGAGGTGCACATCGACGCCTCCGCGCTGACTCCCTTCGTCACCTGGGGCACGAACCCGGGTCAGGGCGCTCCGCTGGGGGCCGCGGTGCCGAATCCGGCCGATATCACCGACGAAAACGAGCGGTCGGCCGCCGAGAAGGCGCTGAGTTATATGGATTTGGAGCCGGGAACTCCGCTTCGCGAGGTGCCGGTGGATACGGTTTTCGTGGGGTCGTGCACCAACGGCCGAATCGAGGATTTGCGGGCGGTGGCCGGGGTTCTGTCCGGTCGCAAGGTCGCCGACGGCGTGCGGATGTTGATCGTGCCGGGCTCGATGCGGGTGCGCGCGCAGGCCGAATCCGAGGGGTTGGGCGAGATTTTCACCGCCGCGGGCGCGGAATGGCGGCAGGCCGGGTGCTCGATGTGCCTGGGAATGAACCCGGATCAGCTTTCCCCCGGTCAGCGCTGTGCTTCGACCTCGAATCGCAACTTCGAGGGGCGTCAGGGTAAAGGTGGCCGGACGCATCTGGTTTCGCCGCTCGTGGCCGCCGCGACCGCCGTACGCGGCCGGTTGTCGGCCCCCGCGGATCTGAACTGA
- a CDS encoding NAD(P)H-dependent glycerol-3-phosphate dehydrogenase: MTRAAVMGAGSWGTAFAKVLSDAGTEVTMWARRPEIAKALATEHRNPAYLPDVRLEGISATDDYRVALAGADIVVLAVPSQSLRANLAIWRDSIGADATLLSLAKGIETGTLLRMSQVIEEVTGAEPSRIAVLSGPNLAREIAAEQPAASVVACVDAARAEAVQHSCATGYFRPYTNTDVVGCEIGGACKNVIAMACGIAAGMGLGDNSVASLITRGLAEIIRLGVALGANPVTLAGLAGVGDLVATCTSPLSRNRSFGYVLGEGGSMQVAQDATNGQVAEGVKSCTSIRALAEAHQVEMPLTTAVHRVCHEGLAVSDAVGQLLGRRIKPE, encoded by the coding sequence ATGACGAGGGCGGCAGTGATGGGTGCGGGTTCGTGGGGCACCGCGTTCGCGAAGGTGCTGAGCGACGCGGGCACCGAGGTGACGATGTGGGCGCGGCGGCCGGAGATCGCGAAGGCGTTGGCGACCGAACACCGCAACCCCGCCTATCTGCCCGATGTGCGGCTCGAGGGTATCTCCGCGACCGACGACTACCGGGTGGCGCTGGCCGGCGCCGATATCGTCGTGCTGGCGGTGCCCTCGCAATCGCTGCGCGCCAACCTCGCGATCTGGCGCGACAGCATCGGCGCCGACGCGACCCTGCTGAGCCTGGCCAAGGGCATCGAGACCGGGACGCTGCTGCGGATGAGTCAGGTGATCGAGGAGGTCACCGGCGCCGAGCCGAGCCGGATCGCGGTGCTGTCGGGACCGAATCTGGCCCGTGAGATCGCCGCCGAACAGCCCGCGGCGTCCGTGGTGGCCTGCGTGGACGCGGCGCGGGCCGAGGCCGTGCAGCATTCGTGCGCCACCGGCTATTTCCGGCCCTACACCAACACCGATGTGGTCGGCTGCGAGATCGGCGGCGCGTGCAAGAACGTCATCGCGATGGCCTGCGGTATCGCCGCCGGGATGGGGCTGGGGGACAACTCGGTCGCCAGCCTGATCACCCGGGGGCTGGCCGAGATCATCCGGCTGGGGGTCGCACTGGGTGCGAATCCGGTCACACTGGCGGGGCTGGCCGGTGTCGGCGATCTGGTGGCAACCTGCACCTCGCCGCTGTCGCGCAATCGGTCCTTCGGCTACGTGCTGGGCGAGGGCGGGTCCATGCAGGTCGCTCAGGACGCGACGAACGGGCAGGTCGCGGAGGGCGTGAAATCCTGCACCTCGATCCGGGCGCTGGCCGAGGCGCATCAGGTGGAGATGCCCCTGACCACCGCGGTCCATCGGGTCTGTCACGAGGGGCTGGCGGTCTCGGATGCCGTCGGGCAACTGCTGGGACGCCGGATCAAACCGGAATGA
- a CDS encoding DUF3515 domain-containing protein yields the protein MHPALIATAVALPVALIVAVLVIAAMSRQSVDREPLALSAIDAPAGNSPDCVNLLGALPESLGDDYTRSEFAQPAPPATAAWQLPDGGDPIVLRCGLQRPQEFDRASALQVVDGVNWFEIRDQTSGVTSGTWYAVDRGTYVAVTMPSKAGPSPLQEISDTIADKLPAKPLDPAPVPN from the coding sequence GACCGCCGTGGCCCTGCCGGTCGCCCTGATCGTCGCGGTCCTGGTGATCGCGGCCATGTCCCGGCAGTCCGTCGACCGGGAACCGCTGGCACTGTCGGCGATCGACGCGCCCGCGGGCAACAGCCCGGATTGCGTGAACCTGCTGGGCGCCCTGCCCGAATCGCTCGGCGACGACTACACCCGATCGGAATTCGCCCAGCCCGCCCCGCCCGCGACCGCGGCCTGGCAACTGCCCGACGGCGGCGACCCCATCGTGCTGCGCTGCGGCCTGCAGCGGCCGCAGGAATTCGATCGGGCCTCGGCACTGCAGGTCGTCGACGGCGTCAACTGGTTCGAGATCCGCGACCAGACCAGTGGCGTCACCTCCGGCACCTGGTACGCGGTGGACCGTGGCACGTATGTCGCGGTGACCATGCCCAGCAAGGCGGGCCCGTCTCCGCTGCAGGAGATTTCGGACACGATCGCCGACAAGCTCCCGGCAAAGCCCCTCGACCCCGCACCGGTTCCGAACTAG
- a CDS encoding D-alanine--D-alanine ligase family protein has protein sequence MTNRIRVAVVFGGRSSEHAVSCVSAGMVLTNLDPERYEAVPIGITREGSWVLSGEDSRALAIRERALPAVDSSGTALTLTADPSRSGSLVALDGAEAVLGAVDVVFPVLHGPWGEDGTLQGLLELAGVPYVGPGVLASATGMDKEFTKKLLAAEGLPVGTQVVLRPGTDTVSEADRDRLGLPVFVKPARGGSSIGITKVADWSDLDAAVAAARVHDPKVIVEAAIVGREVECGVLEFPDGRVQASTIAEIRMPEEETSGDEIASTAPQFYDFDTKYLDDVCEFDIPAKLDDDVSQQIRELSVRAFRALDCQGLARVDFFVTASGPVINEINTLPGFTSISMYPRMWDATGIDNRTLITTLIETALTRGTGLR, from the coding sequence ATGACGAACCGGATCAGGGTGGCGGTGGTTTTCGGCGGCCGCAGCAGCGAACACGCGGTGTCGTGTGTCTCCGCCGGTATGGTGCTGACCAACCTGGATCCCGAACGTTACGAGGCGGTGCCGATCGGTATCACCCGCGAGGGTTCGTGGGTGCTCAGCGGTGAGGATTCCCGCGCCCTGGCCATTCGTGAGCGGGCGTTGCCCGCAGTGGATTCCAGCGGTACCGCGCTGACCCTGACGGCCGACCCGAGCCGGTCGGGCAGCCTCGTGGCACTCGACGGCGCCGAGGCGGTGCTGGGCGCGGTGGACGTCGTGTTCCCGGTGCTGCACGGTCCGTGGGGCGAGGACGGCACCCTGCAGGGCCTGCTGGAATTGGCGGGTGTGCCCTACGTGGGTCCCGGCGTGCTGGCCAGCGCCACCGGTATGGACAAGGAGTTCACGAAGAAACTGCTTGCCGCGGAAGGGCTTCCGGTGGGTACCCAGGTGGTGTTGCGACCGGGGACCGACACCGTGTCCGAGGCCGATCGGGATCGGCTCGGTCTGCCGGTCTTCGTCAAACCCGCCCGTGGCGGATCGTCCATCGGGATCACCAAGGTCGCGGACTGGAGCGATCTCGACGCCGCCGTCGCCGCGGCGCGCGTCCACGACCCGAAGGTGATCGTGGAGGCCGCGATCGTCGGCCGCGAAGTCGAGTGCGGCGTACTGGAATTCCCGGACGGCCGGGTGCAGGCCAGCACGATCGCCGAGATCCGGATGCCCGAGGAGGAAACGTCCGGTGACGAAATCGCCTCCACCGCACCGCAGTTCTACGACTTCGACACCAAATATCTCGACGACGTCTGCGAGTTCGACATTCCCGCGAAGCTGGACGACGATGTGTCCCAGCAGATCCGGGAGCTGTCGGTGCGCGCGTTCCGGGCGCTGGACTGCCAGGGACTGGCCCGGGTCGATTTCTTCGTCACCGCGTCCGGCCCGGTGATCAACGAGATCAACACACTGCCCGGATTCACCTCCATCTCGATGTACCCGCGCATGTGGGACGCCACCGGCATCGACAATCGCACCCTGATCACCACACTGATCGAAACGGCGCTGACCAGGGGCACCGGCCTGCGCTGA
- a CDS encoding RNA degradosome polyphosphate kinase — MIVSVSDTETAPQQPRLPAAPPAATPPRTTPAAAQLPADRYLNRELSWLDFNARVLALAEDPSEPLLERAKFLAIFSSNLDEFYMVRVAGLKRRAEAGLSVRSADGLSPTEQLTLIAERTQELAGRHARVFLDQVAPALGEDGIDIIGWSDLDDDERRRLSGYFLDQVFPVLTPLAVDPAHPFPYISGLSLNLAVTVKDSETGGEHFARVKVPDNVDRFVRVRRTRTENPSTRRDSETAGLPPLAAFLPMEDLIAAHLDQLFPGMDVVEHHSFRITRNADFEVDEDRDEDLLQALERELARRRFGSPVRLEVSDDMTEHMLELLLRELDVDPGDVIQVPGLLDLSCLWQVYGVDRPGLKDAPYVPATPPAFGERETPRNVFAALREGDVLVHHPYDSFSTSVQRFIEQAAADPQVLAIKQTLYRTSGDSPIVNALIDAAEAGKQVVALVEIKARFDEQANIKWARALEQAGVHVVYGLIGLKTHCKTCLVVRREGATIRRYCHIGTGNYNPKTARLYEDVGLLTAAPEIGADLTDLFNSLTGYSRKANYRNLLVAPSSVRSGIVERIQRETELAAQGAAARIRLKANAIVDEQIIDALYRASQAGVPIQIVVRGICGLRPGVPGMSENIEVRSILGRFLEHSRVLHFQAQDEYWIGSADMMHRNLDRRVEVMAQVKDPKLRERLAVVFDSALDPATRCWVLQADGSWAAQPSPDADSRGVQVRDHQEFLMRLRRPDQQ; from the coding sequence ATGATCGTGAGCGTGAGCGATACGGAGACCGCCCCGCAACAGCCTCGACTACCGGCGGCACCGCCCGCGGCGACACCGCCGCGCACCACACCCGCCGCGGCACAGTTGCCCGCCGATCGCTACCTCAACCGTGAGCTGAGCTGGCTGGATTTCAACGCCCGCGTCCTGGCCCTCGCCGAGGACCCTTCCGAGCCGTTGCTGGAACGTGCCAAATTCCTCGCGATCTTCTCCTCGAACCTCGACGAGTTCTACATGGTGCGGGTGGCGGGGCTCAAACGCCGCGCCGAGGCCGGACTCTCGGTCCGCTCGGCCGACGGCCTCTCGCCCACCGAACAGCTCACCCTCATCGCCGAGCGCACCCAGGAACTGGCCGGGCGGCACGCGCGCGTCTTCCTCGACCAGGTCGCACCGGCGCTGGGTGAGGACGGCATCGACATCATCGGCTGGTCCGATCTCGACGACGACGAGCGGCGGCGGCTGTCGGGATACTTCCTCGACCAGGTCTTCCCGGTGCTCACCCCGCTCGCGGTCGACCCCGCCCACCCCTTCCCCTACATCAGTGGCCTGAGCCTGAATCTGGCTGTGACGGTGAAGGATTCCGAAACCGGCGGCGAGCACTTCGCCCGCGTGAAGGTCCCCGACAACGTCGATCGCTTCGTGCGGGTGCGGCGCACCCGCACCGAAAACCCGAGTACCCGCAGGGATTCCGAGACCGCGGGCCTGCCACCGCTGGCGGCATTCCTCCCGATGGAGGACCTGATCGCCGCCCACCTCGATCAGCTGTTCCCGGGAATGGATGTGGTGGAACATCATTCGTTCCGCATCACCCGTAACGCCGACTTCGAGGTCGACGAGGACCGCGACGAGGATCTGCTGCAGGCGCTCGAGCGTGAACTGGCCCGCCGCCGGTTCGGTTCCCCGGTGCGCCTCGAGGTCTCCGACGACATGACCGAGCACATGCTCGAATTGCTGCTGCGCGAACTCGATGTCGACCCCGGCGACGTCATCCAGGTGCCCGGGCTGCTCGACCTGTCCTGCCTGTGGCAGGTCTACGGCGTCGACCGCCCCGGCCTCAAGGACGCGCCCTACGTTCCGGCCACTCCGCCCGCCTTCGGGGAAAGGGAAACGCCCAGAAACGTTTTCGCCGCGCTGCGCGAGGGCGATGTGCTGGTGCACCACCCCTACGACTCGTTCTCCACGAGTGTGCAGCGTTTCATCGAGCAGGCCGCCGCCGACCCGCAGGTGCTGGCGATCAAGCAGACCCTGTACCGCACCTCCGGCGACTCCCCCATCGTCAACGCCCTGATCGACGCCGCCGAGGCAGGTAAGCAGGTCGTCGCCCTGGTGGAGATCAAGGCCCGCTTCGACGAGCAGGCCAACATCAAATGGGCACGCGCACTGGAGCAGGCGGGCGTGCACGTGGTCTACGGCCTCATCGGTTTGAAGACGCACTGCAAGACCTGCCTGGTGGTCCGCCGCGAGGGCGCCACCATCCGGCGCTACTGCCATATCGGCACCGGAAACTACAATCCGAAGACCGCCCGGCTCTACGAGGACGTCGGACTCCTCACCGCCGCACCGGAAATCGGCGCGGATCTCACCGACCTGTTCAACTCGCTCACCGGATATTCGCGAAAGGCCAACTACCGCAACCTGTTGGTGGCGCCGAGCAGTGTGCGCTCGGGCATCGTGGAGCGGATCCAGCGCGAAACCGAACTCGCCGCCCAGGGCGCGGCGGCCCGAATCCGCCTCAAGGCCAACGCGATCGTCGACGAACAGATCATCGACGCGCTGTATCGGGCCTCGCAGGCCGGGGTGCCGATCCAGATCGTCGTCCGCGGTATCTGCGGACTGCGGCCCGGTGTTCCGGGGATGAGCGAGAACATCGAGGTGCGTTCGATCCTCGGCCGCTTCCTGGAACATTCGCGGGTACTGCACTTCCAGGCACAGGACGAATACTGGATCGGCAGCGCCGACATGATGCACCGCAATCTAGACCGGCGCGTGGAAGTCATGGCACAGGTGAAGGATCCGAAGTTGCGCGAGCGGCTGGCGGTCGTCTTCGACTCGGCGCTGGATCCGGCCACCCGCTGCTGGGTGCTGCAGGCCGACGGGAGCTGGGCGGCCCAGCCCAGTCCGGATGCCGACAGTCGCGGCGTGCAGGTCCGCGATCATCAGGAATTCCTCATGCGATTGCGTCGGCCGGATCAGCAGTGA
- a CDS encoding HU family DNA-binding protein, whose amino-acid sequence MNKAELIDVLTEKLGTDRRTATAAVEHIVDTIVRAVNKGQSVTITGFGVFEQRKRAARVARNPRTGETVKVKPTSVPAFRPGAQFKAIISGKQKIAAAGPAVKRGVAAPVSGAAKKAAKKTTAKKTTAKKTAAKKTVAKKTVAKKTVAKKAPAKKAPVKAAAKKTVAKKAPAKKTAVKATAKKTTAKKTAAKKAPAKKTAAKRTAAKRTTRR is encoded by the coding sequence ATGAACAAGGCGGAACTGATCGATGTTCTGACCGAGAAGTTGGGTACTGACAGGCGCACGGCCACTGCGGCAGTCGAGCACATTGTCGACACGATCGTGCGTGCGGTGAACAAGGGTCAGAGCGTCACAATCACCGGATTCGGTGTATTCGAACAGCGCAAGCGGGCGGCACGGGTGGCGCGTAATCCCCGTACCGGTGAGACGGTGAAGGTGAAGCCCACTTCGGTGCCCGCGTTCCGCCCGGGTGCGCAGTTCAAAGCGATCATCTCGGGCAAGCAGAAGATCGCGGCTGCCGGTCCCGCCGTGAAACGCGGTGTGGCAGCGCCGGTGTCGGGTGCGGCCAAGAAGGCCGCCAAGAAGACCACGGCGAAGAAGACCACCGCCAAGAAGACGGCGGCGAAGAAGACGGTCGCGAAGAAGACCGTCGCCAAGAAGACGGTCGCGAAGAAGGCTCCGGCCAAGAAGGCGCCCGTGAAGGCGGCAGCCAAGAAGACCGTCGCGAAGAAGGCTCCGGCCAAGAAGACGGCCGTGAAGGCTACCGCGAAGAAGACGACGGCCAAGAAGACCGCCGCCAAGAAGGCCCCGGCCAAGAAGACCGCGGCCAAGCGCACGGCGGCCAAGCGCACGACGCGCCGCTAG
- a CDS encoding NUDIX hydrolase produces MIAAGAVLWRRARPGGPVELAIVHRPKYDDWSLPKGKLDPGETAMVAAVREVAEETGLDCRLGRYLGRVTYPVPGHRKLKRVDYWAAAPVGGEFNVNSEVDQLRWHRVDRVMDELSYPMDRRIVRNFLRLPPDTETLLLVRHAKAGRRDRFSGPDTERPLEKAGRAQAQALLPNLRAFGPDEVYSAPPVRCVQTVAPVADALGLEITREPLLSETGYAADPQAGVDRLRELVTPGRVPLVCSQGKVIPDLLRRWADDSGSTLPPARNRKGTVWVLSVADGRLVAADHLDRSLRTR; encoded by the coding sequence ATCATCGCCGCGGGTGCGGTGCTGTGGCGGCGCGCGCGGCCCGGCGGCCCGGTCGAGCTGGCGATCGTTCACCGGCCCAAATACGACGATTGGTCGCTGCCCAAGGGAAAACTCGATCCGGGCGAGACCGCGATGGTCGCCGCGGTACGCGAAGTAGCCGAGGAAACGGGCCTGGACTGCCGTCTGGGCCGCTATCTCGGCCGGGTCACATATCCGGTGCCCGGGCACCGCAAACTCAAACGGGTCGACTACTGGGCCGCCGCTCCGGTCGGCGGTGAATTCAACGTCAATTCCGAAGTCGACCAACTGCGATGGCATCGGGTGGACCGGGTGATGGACGAGCTGTCCTATCCCATGGACCGCCGGATCGTCCGCAATTTCCTGCGGCTGCCGCCGGATACGGAGACCCTGCTGCTGGTTCGGCACGCGAAAGCGGGGCGCCGGGATCGTTTCAGCGGTCCGGACACCGAACGCCCCCTGGAAAAGGCCGGTCGCGCACAGGCACAGGCGCTGCTGCCGAATCTGCGCGCCTTCGGGCCCGACGAGGTGTACTCGGCGCCCCCGGTGCGTTGTGTGCAGACCGTGGCGCCGGTCGCCGACGCCCTGGGACTCGAGATCACCCGCGAACCGCTGCTGTCGGAAACCGGTTACGCCGCGGACCCGCAGGCCGGTGTCGACCGGCTGCGCGAACTCGTCACACCCGGCCGGGTCCCGCTGGTGTGCAGTCAGGGCAAGGTGATTCCGGATCTCCTGCGCCGCTGGGCCGACGACTCCGGATCGACACTGCCACCGGCCCGGAACCGCAAGGGCACCGTCTGGGTGCTCTCGGTCGCCGACGGCCGGCTCGTCGCCGCCGACCATCTCGACCGCTCCCTGCGCACCCGCTGA
- the cofC gene encoding 2-phospho-L-lactate guanylyltransferase, whose amino-acid sequence MRPDAVHAVIAVKNLDRAKSRLADRLPASARSRLVLAMLSDTVAAASAAGLGSVTVVTPDERVATAVTALGAVVHPDPAAAPPADASESGDGLNAALASAAAAVRDRHGTVDLLALQADLPAVHADDLVSMLATAPPTGRAVVIDHTGRGTAALLVRASGHAALMPRFGPDSARRHRESGAVELLGAWPGLRLDVDTAADLDRAIEIGVGPATAALLRDIDWPGGVHEKLIGRCATPSHVC is encoded by the coding sequence ATGCGTCCGGATGCCGTCCACGCCGTGATCGCGGTCAAGAACCTCGACCGAGCCAAGAGCCGCCTCGCCGATCGATTGCCGGCGTCGGCACGCTCGCGGCTGGTGCTGGCGATGCTGTCCGACACGGTCGCCGCCGCGTCGGCCGCCGGACTGGGTTCGGTGACGGTCGTGACCCCCGATGAGCGGGTCGCCACCGCGGTCACCGCACTGGGCGCGGTGGTCCATCCGGATCCGGCGGCCGCCCCGCCCGCCGATGCGTCCGAATCCGGCGACGGTCTCAACGCCGCACTCGCCTCGGCCGCCGCCGCGGTACGCGATCGGCACGGCACGGTCGATCTGCTCGCCCTCCAGGCCGATCTGCCCGCGGTACACGCCGATGATCTGGTGTCGATGCTCGCCACCGCACCGCCCACCGGCCGTGCGGTCGTGATCGATCACACCGGCCGGGGCACCGCGGCATTGCTGGTCCGCGCATCCGGGCACGCCGCGCTGATGCCCCGGTTCGGACCGGATTCCGCCCGCCGCCACCGCGAGTCCGGGGCGGTCGAACTCCTCGGCGCCTGGCCGGGTCTGCGCCTGGACGTCGACACCGCGGCCGATCTCGATCGGGCGATCGAGATCGGTGTTGGCCCGGCCACCGCGGCCCTGCTGCGGGACATCGACTGGCCGGGAGGTGTTCACGAGAAACTCATCGGGAGGTGTGCCACGCCGTCACATGTGTGCTAG